In Pangasianodon hypophthalmus isolate fPanHyp1 chromosome 3, fPanHyp1.pri, whole genome shotgun sequence, a single genomic region encodes these proteins:
- the LOC128317983 gene encoding uncharacterized protein LOC128317983, with product MFIDVSVQLVAINKYLQYVCLCVRCECLWCVKECPKLSFIEKAKTELAQLKKTGFGRPRPRHGLKLLHWIAVHLRYSEMKMYWSSQSKDYGFHQFHNIPQTDGYILLPIINKLTYHTVGNLNINSEKPLPGYISNEFTGHHDQSNIDRVIIGVDEHSYARAVYISKHYNRHATTQISWELLMYISLMSLEKFLSETGYYES from the coding sequence ATGTTTATTGATGTTAGTGTGCAGTTAGTGGCTATTAACAAATATCTGCAatatgtttgtctgtgtgtgaggtgtgagtgtttgtggtgtgtgaagGAGTGTCCGAAGCTATCTTTCATAGAGAAGGCAAAGACTGAACTGGCCCAGCTGAAGAAGACTGGATTTGGTCGCCCTCGACCAAGACATGGTCTGAAGCTTCTGCACTGGATTGCGGTTCATCTTAGgtacagtgaaatgaaaatgtactgGAGTTCTCAGTCTAAAGATTATGGTTTCCACCAATTTCACAACATACCGCAGACAGATGGGTATATACTCCTgcctataataaataaactaaccTACCACACTGTAGGTAATCTGAacataaattcagaaaaaccaCTACCTGGTTACATCTCAAATGAATTTACTGGGCATCACGATCAAAGCAACATTGATCGTGTCATAATTGGAGTTGATGAACATTCGTATGCTCGTGCAGTGTATATAAGTAAACATTACAACCGGCATGCTACTACACAGATCAGCTGGGAATTGCTTATGTATATAAGTCTTATGAGTTTAGAGAAATTTCTCTCAGAAACTGGCTATTATGAGAGCTAA